In one Nicotiana sylvestris chromosome 8, ASM39365v2, whole genome shotgun sequence genomic region, the following are encoded:
- the LOC138875405 gene encoding uncharacterized protein: protein MDEDSKLWDVGLDMLTTENVGLDMLTTEFELFRMKDDESIQDMHTRFTSIINELHSLGETIPRNKLVTKILSILPSRWENKVNAINESKDLQELTIEELVGNLKTYEMKRKIDSERREPKKEKNLVLKVNSNESREEDSDMAYLTKRFHKMIKRNGEMLKQGSSSKPKNYDLCHKCGKLGHFIKDCPFLKQEFSKNNLEKIAKRNVVPFKDFKRKRSADNVVKQALTAWGDSSGESEDETDAGDSSMMAVEGEENEYDSTFALMDQSDDDVDDDNKNVNFRDVQRNLNVTSRVFCTLKFLLRLIDVDSGVTSS from the coding sequence ATGGATGAGGATTCTAAGTTATGGGATGTAGGTCTCGATATGCTCACTACCGAGAATGTAGGTCTCGATATGCTCACTACCGAGTTTgaactcttcaggatgaaggacgatgaatctattcaagatatgcacacaagattcacttccatcataaatgagttgcACTCACTTGGTGAAACCATTCCTAGAAACAAGCTAGTGACGAAAATCCTCAGTATTCTGCCTAGCCGTTGGGAAAACAAGGTGAATGCTATTAATGAATCAAAGGActtgcaggagctgaccatagaagagttggttggaaatctgaagacctacgagatgaagaggaagatagacagtgaaagaagagaaccaaagaaagaaaagaacctggtactcaaagttAATAGCAATGAATCACGTGAGGAAGAtagtgacatggcttacttaaccaaaagatttcaTAAGATGATCAAaagaaatggagaaatgctaAAACAGGGTAGCTCTAGCAAACCAAAAAACTATGATCTctgtcataagtgtggaaagcttggacacttcatcaaagactgtcctttcttgaagcaagaattctccaaAAACAACCTTGAAAAAATAGCTAAGAGGAACGTGGTTCCTTTCAAGGACTTCAAAAGAAAGAGATCTGCTGACAATGTGGTAAAACAGGCTCTTACAGCATGGGGAGATTCCTCTGgtgagtctgaagatgaaactgatgctggtgatagttccatgatggcagttgaaggcgaagaaaatgaatatgactcaacttttgctttgatggACCAATCAGATGATGATGTAGACGATGATAATAAGAatgtaaatttcagggatgttcagagaaatctgaatgttacatctcgtgttttttgtacgttaaaatttcttCTCCGTTTAATTGATGTAGATTCGGGGGTGacatcatcttga